A portion of the Lolium rigidum isolate FL_2022 chromosome 1, APGP_CSIRO_Lrig_0.1, whole genome shotgun sequence genome contains these proteins:
- the LOC124684038 gene encoding beta-glucuronosyltransferase GlcAT14B-like — MRKSWGLNSGPGRPFSDRRWLVPFLASLLVSATLFLAAACGLFAPPYLGADDSFIFDVVSFTDWDDDGRSPSQSLESDAKNQLLSGGDDSDNPDNAAVNSDDSGAEPPRLAYLLEGTKGDGLRMRRVLQAIYHPRNQYILHLDLEAPPRERIDLAMYVKGDPMFSQVGNVRVIAKGDLVTYKGPTMVACTLHAVAILLKEGLEWDWFINLSASDYPLMTQDDILHVFSSLPRNLNFIEHMQISGWKLMQRGKPIVLDPGLYLSKKFDLSTTTERRELPTSFKLYTGSAWIMLTKTFLEYCIWGWDNLPRTLLMYYVNFISSPEGYFHTVICNSGEFRGTAVGHDLHYIAWDYPAKQHPLTLSMKDFNNMVKSGAPFARKFPKEDKVLDRIDRELLHRSEGRFTPGAWCDGVLEGGADPCLSWDDNSVFEPGPGAERLRVLMKKVLSWDYRNGSCSSLSYDQTKRDWYVPRGRG, encoded by the exons ATGAGGAAGAGTTGGGGCCTCAACTCAGGCCCCGGCCGGCCCTTCAGCGACCGCCGGTGGCTGGTCCCCTTCCTCGCCAGCCTCCTCGTGTCGGCcaccctcttcctcgccgccgcctgcGGCCTCTTCGCGCCGCCTTACTTGGGCGCCGACGACTCCTTCATCTTCGACGTGGTCTCCTTCACCGACTGGGACGACGATGGTCGCTCACCCTCACAGTCCCTCGAGTCTGACGCCAAGAACCAGCTGCTGAGTGGCGGTGACGACAGCGACAATCCCGACAACGCCGCCGTGAACTCGGACGACTCCGGCGCCGAGCCGCCCCGGCTGGCGTATCTCCTGGAGGGCACCAAGGGGGACGGCCTGCGGATGCGGAGGGTGCTGCAGGCGATATACCACCCGCGCAACCAGTACATCCTGCACCTGGATCTGGAGGCGCCGCCTCGGGAGAGGATCGACCTGGCCATGTACGTCAAGGGCGACCCGATGTTCAGCCAGGTCGGAAACGTGCGGGTGATCGCCAAGGGCGACCTGGTGACCTACAAGGGGCCGACGATGGTCGCCTGCACGCTGCACGCCGTGGCGATCCTCCTCAAAGAAGGGCTGGAGTGGGACTGGTTCATCAACCTCAGCGCCTCGGATTATCCTCTCATGACACAAGATG ATATACTTCACGTGTTCTCGTCCTTGCCAAGAAATCTTAATTTTATAGAGCACATGCAAATATCAGGATGGAAATT GATGCAAAGAGGAAAACCAATAGTTCTGGACCCAGGTCTCTATCTGTCGAAAAAGTTTGACCTTTCTACGACTACTGAGCGGCGAGAACTGCCAACATCTTTCAAACTATATACTG GTTCTGCTTGGATAATGCTCACAAAAACCTTTCTGGAGTACTGCATATGGGGTTGGGACAACCTCCCACGTACCCTCCTGATGTACTATGTCAACTTCATCTCCTCACCAGAAGGTTATTTCCATACTGTGATCTGCAACTCTGGTGAGTTTCGGGGCACTGCAGTTGGTCATGACCTGCACTACATTGCCTGGGACTACCCTGCAAAGCAGCATCCCCTGACCCTCTCCATGAAGGACTTCAACAACATGGTCAAGAGCGGCGCGCCCTTTGCGCGGAAGTTTCCCAAGGAAGACAAGGTCTTGGACAGGATAGACCGTGAGCTCCTGCACCGCTCCGAAGGCCGGTTCACTCCTGGTGCATGGTGTGACGGTGTTCTTGAAGGAGGGGCTGATCCTTGCTTGTCCTGGGACGACAACTCTGTTTTCGAGCCTGGTCCTGGCGCGGAGAGGCTGCGCGTCTTGATGAAGAAGGTGCTGTCCTGGGATTACCGCAACGGAAGCTGTTCGTCGCTCTCTTACGACCAGACAAAGAGGGACTGGTATGTTCCGAGGGGTAGAGGATGA